The DNA window aaagcaTAGGCAAAAAAGCATAAAGGAAACTTTTTTAATCTTTTCACCTGGGTCATAAactacaaaaaaattatttgtacaacAGTAAGAACCATATAGTGTAAAAAGAAAAGGgtgtaaaaacagcatattattcaaaataattgcattataTAATCTTGGTATAAGTTATGTTTTAGTAGATTGTTTTAGTTACAACActatacacattaaaataatcaattttttaaaaaaatattctgatttaatattACTATTGATTATTACTTAACGATTAGAAATGTACGTATGTGGTATATTTGGAGTAATTTTTCCACCACATATAAATACGTTCTCGGTTACAGCATTTCCAGTTTTATTCTGAACAGTTTCTGTGCATCTTAACTCAAATACTGTAGGCAGGAGAGACAAGTATTAAATAACTTCTGTTCAGCAATGTTAAAGCaaagtttttgttattattgccTTTACTTTACATGCTACCAGTCAGTTTGTTAAAAAGTTAATACTGCTGAAGCTTCCACATGCCAACCAATGGCAACAGTAAAAATACGACACTACTGGAGTAGTCTCAGGATCTTGGAGGATCCACACGAACAGTCCCACAAGGACAGTGAaaaactcatttcatttcacgTTACAAATAAAATGGCGGCAGACTAGGACATGCATCATGTTACATTCATGTTGAGGCGTTTCACAATTCAATGGAGACAGGtttccttatttttaaaaaaaattctgtattttgaTTGCGCAAACTGCCCtagtcccttttttttttgagaacattGGGAATGTTTCCCAGACACAAGCCCAAATGTGAATGTTAATAAACTGGAAGAAAGCAAATTAAACATGGTATTTAAGCCTACTAGTCCGCACTGATGAAATGCATATCATAAACTAAGACTCAGGCAGGTATGTAACACTATTAATCTGTATTTCTACATATAGTGTGCGCTCTACTCAGTCTGCTAAATAGGTGTGGGTGTCGAAGAGGGGGGTGACGGTGCCGTCCTTCCATTCGATGAGgatctctcctctctgcagtgAGGGGGATCGGGGGGGCTTCATCGGGTGACGGGTAAGGGGTGCCCTCTCATTGGGCACCGGGGACCCTTGCAGGCTGGCTTCCCCGGTCGGGGTGTACGACTTCACCACGCACATCACCTTCTTCTTCCTAAGGGGTTAAACGGGCCAGAAAATAATCAATGGGAGAAGGAGATGGGCTGTGTGCGGGTATGACATCATAGCAGCTCAACCATCAAAGGAACCATTATTATGAgtaaaacaataacagcaaGGGTAGGCCCTATTATCAGACACAACCTGGAGCATTTCCCTCAAGTTTTACGGATGGAAGCATTGCAGTCATTGTCTCACCTGTTGTAGTAAATGCTGAGGACGAGGACGAGCAGTCCAATCACAAGAGCCAAGGAGGTAAGAACTAGCATAGCCAcctcccagcccagccctgtaAACTCAACACACGGGAGCAGGCAGAAGGATCAGATCAGAATACCTACACAGTGGCCTTACTGCTGACTTGACTTAGCCCATGACCTTGGGGGGACCTACCGTACTCCTGGCTGAAAAAAGGTGTGGTGGACGGGCGTGGGTCTGGGCCTGGGTCTCTGGTGGAGTAAGGCAGAGAGCGGAGCTTCTTCTCTGGGTCACTTTCAGTTGGGTTTGGGGCAGCCACAGCATCTGTGAAAATCGCAAGAATGTGACCTAAAGCGAAAATAAGAACAGGGCACAGAAGATGTGCGCCCATTTGATTTtgagaaacatttttctttgctttccCCAGAATTCATAGATTTTAGTCGAAAATGtgctcacctcctcctctctacTTTTTAGGACTGTTTTCAAATCTATTGCGCCTAAATGAAGTGGCACCACAATTGGTCCCATTAGTTCTCATGCAGCCGCTAATAAAGCTGCCATCCGTAGCAGATTGTTGAAACgtattttgtttgtgcatgGAGACAGGTCACATGTCCTAGGTTGGTGTCAAGTGCTTAAATGATGATGAGGTTTGAGGGAGCAGGGCTAAAGCCAAGTCTACTGACATCCTCAAAATGGCGTTCTACTTTAGTGGGTGAAGGGTTCGTCTAAACAGCCAGATGAGACAGTACAGGGTTAGCATGCTACGGTTAGCCGTGAGGCCGCTAATGCTAGCGGGAATGAGATCTACGTCGCCGTCCCTCTTCCCACGGCCGGACTCCGGCCGCTTTGCTCTTACTCTGCCCGGCATTAGCGCCAGCGGAGCTGGTGTCGGCAGCGGGCGTCGGGGTCGGCTTGTTGCCGTGGCGATGCCAGTGGTGCGGTCCCCCAGGCTCGTTGCAAACGGTGCGGTTTCCCAGGGTCCTCCACTTGCTGCCCCGCCCGCGCTCCTGGGAGAGGAGGACCTTGGCGCCGTCCTGGTGGGCGCTGAGGTGCAGCCCCTTGGTCCCCGACAGGGTGAGGTGGCCCTTTTTAGAGCAGCCCCAGGCCTggccctccccgcccccttccccaccccctgccccgcaGGGTTGCAGACGGACGCTCTCGTGCTCCTGGGGCTGCAACGCGCTCAGGCACTCCCCCGTCTGAACGCTGACCAGGGCCTGGGTGTGGGGTCGCCATTCCCACTGCTGGGGCCCTGAGTCCGGCCTGCATTCCTCCAATACCAGCCGACCCCCCAGGGCCTGCATACACCTCCCCAGCTGCTCATTCCTGATGCTAAACCCCACCGCCTCTGAGACAAAAAGGGTTACACAGCCATGTGACAAAGCGCTTGTAATGACCTGAGGCCTATTGgtgtacagtagcctacatacttCATTTCACGTTTTACGACATAGGACACATTATGCACCTCTCTGTATATTAAGCGGAAAACCCCTATTAACCTATGAGGCCGAAGTGTGCTGCAGTGATGAAAGGGAGTAATGCTTAAGTGTGTATATTTACTCTCGGCTATAAActgtgtttttccccttttaaacCGTCTCAACGACTGTATAAAGGTCTGTA is part of the Anguilla anguilla isolate fAngAng1 chromosome 10, fAngAng1.pri, whole genome shotgun sequence genome and encodes:
- the LOC118206335 gene encoding uncharacterized protein LOC118206335 isoform X2 codes for the protein MERGVCIIPVVVLIFQEAVGFSIRNEQLGRCMQALGGRLVLEECRPDSGPQQWEWRPHTQALVSVQTGECLSALQPQEHESVRLQPCGAGGGEGGGEGQAWGCSKKGHLTLSGTKGLHLSAHQDGAKVLLSQERGRGSKWRTLGNRTVCNEPGGPHHWHRHGNKPTPTPAADTSSAGANAGQNAVAAPNPTESDPEKKLRSLPYSTRDPGPDPRPSTTPFFSQEYGLGWEVAMLVLTSLALVIGLLVLVLSIYYNRKKKVMCVVKSYTPTGEASLQGSPVPNERAPLTRHPMKPPRSPSLQRGEILIEWKDGTVTPLFDTHTYLAD
- the LOC118206335 gene encoding uncharacterized protein LOC118206335 isoform X1 — protein: MERGVCIIPVVVLIFQEAVGFSIRNEQLGRCMQALGGRLVLEECRPDSGPQQWEWRPHTQALVSVQTGECLSALQPQEHESVRLQPCGAGGGEGGGEGQAWGCSKKGHLTLSGTKGLHLSAHQDGAKVLLSQERGRGSKWRTLGNRTVCNEPGGPHHWHRHGNKPTPTPAADTSSAGANAGQSHILAIFTDAVAAPNPTESDPEKKLRSLPYSTRDPGPDPRPSTTPFFSQEYGLGWEVAMLVLTSLALVIGLLVLVLSIYYNRKKKVMCVVKSYTPTGEASLQGSPVPNERAPLTRHPMKPPRSPSLQRGEILIEWKDGTVTPLFDTHTYLAD